Proteins encoded together in one Streptomyces umbrinus window:
- a CDS encoding ABC transporter permease, whose protein sequence is MTATTTPYAELKAPTTARRLLTAPTTGPLVALLLACAFFSLSTDQFLTGGNFSLIVQQVMVVGTLAIGQTLIILTAGIDLSCGAVMAFGSIVIAKMAAEGSLPPLAAIALGIVVCGGFGLVNGLLVQKIPLPPFIVTLGMLNVAFALTHIYSEEQTVSSLPGPLTALGQTFPLGNTDITYGSLVTIALFLLLAYALSSTGWGQHVYALGNSPEAARLNGIRTSRLTIGVYTVAGLLYGIAALLLISRTGVGDPQAGQTDNLDSITAVVLGGTSLFGGRGSVLGTFIGVLIVGVFRNGLQLMGVASIYQTLITGVLVILAVTVDQLSRKKAR, encoded by the coding sequence ATGACAGCCACGACCACGCCGTACGCCGAGCTCAAAGCGCCGACGACGGCCCGCAGACTGCTCACGGCACCGACCACCGGCCCGCTGGTCGCCCTCCTCCTGGCCTGCGCCTTCTTCTCCCTCTCGACCGACCAGTTCCTCACCGGCGGGAACTTCTCCCTGATCGTGCAGCAGGTCATGGTCGTCGGCACCCTCGCCATCGGACAGACCCTGATCATCCTCACGGCGGGCATCGACCTGTCGTGCGGTGCCGTGATGGCTTTCGGCAGCATCGTGATCGCCAAGATGGCAGCCGAGGGCTCCCTGCCCCCGCTCGCCGCCATCGCTCTGGGCATAGTCGTCTGCGGCGGCTTCGGCCTGGTCAACGGACTGCTGGTGCAGAAGATCCCGCTGCCGCCGTTCATCGTCACCCTCGGCATGCTCAACGTGGCGTTCGCGCTGACCCACATCTACTCCGAGGAGCAGACCGTCAGCAGCCTGCCGGGCCCGCTGACGGCCCTCGGGCAGACCTTCCCGCTCGGCAACACCGACATCACCTACGGTTCGCTGGTCACCATCGCCCTGTTCCTCCTCCTCGCGTACGCGCTGAGCAGCACCGGCTGGGGCCAGCACGTCTACGCGCTGGGCAACAGCCCGGAAGCGGCTCGGCTGAACGGCATCCGCACCTCCCGGCTGACCATCGGCGTCTACACCGTGGCCGGCCTGCTGTACGGCATCGCCGCCCTGCTGCTCATCTCCCGCACCGGCGTCGGCGACCCCCAGGCCGGCCAGACCGACAACCTCGACAGCATCACCGCCGTGGTCCTCGGCGGCACCAGCCTCTTCGGCGGACGCGGCTCGGTCCTGGGCACCTTCATCGGCGTCCTCATCGTCGGCGTGTTCCGCAACGGCCTGCAACTGATGGGCGTCGCCTCCATCTACCAGACCCTGATCACCGGAGTCCTGGTGATCCTCGCGGTGACCGTCGACCAGCTCTCCCGGAAGAAGGCCCGATGA
- a CDS encoding ATP-binding cassette domain-containing protein, translating to MTATSSPTPVLQARGLFKRYGQVTAIDGADFDLLPGEVLAVIGDNGAGKTSLIKALTGALIPDAGEIRLNGEPITFSGPQSARAHGIETVYQDLAVAASMDIASNVFLGRELRRPGVLGSVFRMLDKKRMRQEAAEHMADLKIGLRSLTQSVETLSGGQRQAVAVARSVAWASSVVVMDEPTAALGVKESGQVLDLIRRVRDKGMPVVLISHNMPHVFEIADRIHVHRLGRRAAVIKPSDYSMAEVVAIMTGALSIDEAGDTVVADSKAAKAAGVQAH from the coding sequence ATGACCGCCACCTCCTCCCCCACGCCCGTGCTGCAGGCCCGCGGTCTGTTCAAGCGGTACGGCCAGGTCACCGCCATCGACGGCGCCGACTTCGATCTGCTGCCCGGCGAGGTCCTCGCCGTCATCGGCGACAACGGAGCCGGCAAGACCAGCCTGATCAAGGCCCTCACCGGCGCGTTGATCCCCGACGCGGGCGAGATACGGCTCAACGGGGAGCCCATCACCTTCTCCGGTCCGCAAAGTGCTCGCGCCCACGGCATCGAGACGGTGTATCAGGACCTCGCAGTGGCCGCCTCCATGGACATCGCGTCGAACGTGTTCCTCGGGCGCGAGCTGCGCCGCCCCGGTGTCCTCGGCAGTGTCTTCCGCATGCTGGACAAGAAGCGCATGCGCCAGGAGGCCGCCGAGCACATGGCCGACCTGAAGATCGGTCTGCGCTCGCTGACGCAGTCGGTCGAGACGCTCTCCGGCGGACAGCGGCAGGCCGTGGCGGTCGCCCGGTCCGTCGCCTGGGCCAGCAGTGTCGTCGTCATGGACGAACCCACCGCCGCCCTGGGCGTCAAGGAGTCCGGGCAGGTTCTGGACCTCATCCGCCGCGTCCGCGACAAGGGCATGCCGGTCGTCCTCATCAGCCACAACATGCCGCACGTCTTCGAGATAGCCGACCGGATCCACGTCCACCGTCTCGGCCGGCGCGCCGCCGTGATCAAGCCCTCCGACTACTCCATGGCGGAGGTCGTCGCCATCATGACCGGCGCACTCAGCATCGACGAGGCCGGAGATACTGTCGTAGCGGATTCCAAGGCCGCAAAGGCTGCTGGAGTCCAAGCCCACTGA